The Anastrepha ludens isolate Willacy chromosome 2, idAnaLude1.1, whole genome shotgun sequence DNA window tccgaataggtagaagtcacagggagtcaTATCAGGCAAAtaagtgagtgattgatggttaaaattcgatttctagtcaaaaaatcaataaGCGCCATCTTCCTCCtttgcggtattcagggcgaatcccgaatgcgatgcaacaaatgcttcaaCCCGTCAAGATAGAAAATAGCATTGATGGTTTGGAACGTTGgctcgaactccttgtggacaattcccttggagtCGTAaacacaaatgagcatcgacttgattttggacttctccaaacgcgattttttcggCGGCTTATTTTTAGgctcatgttggaaacacaGCACTTCATCACCAgtcacaatgttgtaaaggaagttcttgtATTTTcctgcctctttaatgaggtatttctaattttaaattctgagtttttggtcctcagttcacttgtgcggaatgaaacgtgcgcagacctttcgtaagcccaaacgatcagttaaaatgcgataaatcgatgttttggatatattcaactccgattccatgaatttcaacgatgattttcaATGGAGTTGTCGGTGGTTACTGATTtcgggcggcccgtatgttcgtTGCCATTTAGGTCCTCACAACCTTCTCTGAAACGTATAAACcgctcatgaactctggcacgagatagccAATCAtcggcataaacttttttcatcaattcaaatgtttcggtaaacgttttaccgattttaaaacaaaatttgatgtttgCTCTTTATTCGAAACTCTATACcgttgacacaaacatactgacacttaaGACGCATTAACTTCGTattcactgaaccgaatgtcaccaagctttcactagaagtcagctagggatgtaacttccaacgcactaactcattaaaaggaTGGcgtcatcaaaaacatttttatgacaccagacttgtttattttgggcttCACCTTATAATTCTAAACCGGATCGTTTGCATCCATtgggcgacatgacccagccaacgaagccgctgaatctttgttctctgcgctatgtctatgccgttgtaaagttcatacagctcagtGTTCCATCgcttacgatactcgccgtcgctaaCGTGAAAAGGCCCAAAaattttccgcagaatctttctctctttataataaaaagtattgttGGTTTCTCGTTACCCTAAAGTAATCGCGCTGCGAAATTTTCGCCTTCGAGaggtaattttaaatatatcagACAACGCTTTTGATAAAAAATCTCTTTCCAAATGTTTagtaaagaaaatgtatttttttttttactttttctcaaCAAATTCAGGAAATAATGAGTACGTAAGTATcacatctttttttattaaataatgccataaaatttttatcacaaaaaaacAGTCGctgttgaataaataaataaaaagattcgCGCTTATCACAGCAAATACTGTAAGTAGACTAACTTCAACGCATGAGTCTACTGGGAATCTCTTATCTGTCTCACTATATAAAAATTGACACACAAAGGTAGTCAATCGTAAAGGGTTACCCAATTGGTATTATGAAAAATGCGTTGTTAAGATAAAAACATAGAAAGGTTGTGAGTGCGTTCTAGGCTACGGAAACAATTCATATCTTTTATGCTTGTCAGATGGAGGGTGCGTTCAATAATGTTAGCACAAGACCCATAATTAAGGCTCTTAATATGTTAGGCGCAGCCATAGGTCTCAACGAATAGATAGAGAACatgcttaaaactagaataatcatcggtgaggtaggctgtcaacaggggaacccctcagggagggGTTAGTATTTGTCAACAATATCCTTACCAATTTCAAACAAAAGGGAATCAAAgtagtggcgtacgcggacgacatagcgcttatggtttcaggaatgtttccaaccacaatcagtgagattatggaagcagctctggtattactcaacAATTGGGCCACGggctgtggtttaagtgtaaacccaaTAAAAACTGAGCTGATGCTATGCACCAAGAACTCGAAGGTACCAAAATgtaatctcccaaaactaaacggcgttagTCTCACGCTAACCCagcaggcaaaatacctaggtgttatcctagaccccaaactcagctggaagtccaacgtagagtacagggtaaagaaagcgaatgtAAGAGAATATTGGGTAGAAAATGGGgtatccaaccaaaactatccaattggtcctacacagccattttaaggccaatactaacatatgcggcattAGTTTGGgatggcctgcaacagaaaagaaGTACAACAACTGAacaactaagctgaacaagataccaAGAACAGCGtatatcttaactacaggagcgctcagcaccagtcctactgaagcgctcaatgtactaacacatctattgccattagatttacacattaaaacaatagctacttgtagcgcggtgagactcagagacataggaagctgggcAAAAagatcgtacggtcacagtaagatcctcctacagggaccctcgctgctcaaaaacaaatcgGACTACAcagtacgttttccaccgagagccgaatggagcaaaaggaaggtgattggaagatacgatatcgaaatctataccgacggttttaagatgaactgtggtgtgggagctggcttccattcggagccaatcaatctatctcagtcaattcgtcttcctgactatgccagcgtgttcaaggcagaacttttagcgatcagagaagcatgcaaatcactaaagctctacaaggaagttggtgcaagagtagctatcttctcagacaatCAAGCAGCTACGACTCcaaatccatttcattcaaacggGTCTTAccgtgtagagaggagctggaattgcttagtcattggcttgaaatcacttAAAATGAAGCACCTGCAAgttatggcatttttttttaactagcgGACGAATTCGGTTTTTTATTGACgagtatatatttacttataaatatataatataatttatggaGAAATATTGGAATTAGTATGACAACGAACACttgctaaaaaattaacaagtttcTAAAATATTACTGTCTAAAACTCAAACAATAAAGTGCCAACACTAAAAACAAAgacccaaaaaaatatattcagtcTGAAATTTCCACTTAAATAGATGTAAACTGCATTGGCAAATATTTAAGCCAAATTTCATCTCCAATTCTGGCTAAAAATTGCCATAAAAATGGAGGtagatacttatttatttatttatttatttatattatgccATCATACATTTTTCTAAGAAAGGTGATCTGTTAGAATGTAAGGTCAATAATTGCTCGAATAATTGACATCCGCATATCGAGCGTTCTAAAGACAAATCTACGAACAGAATTAGCAGGCTTTCGAGCTGGACGCTCCTGCGTTGATCACGTCAATAACCTCAACGTAATAGCAGGGAAGTCGGTAGAATGGCGATCTACTCTCTACCTTATCTTCATCGATTCACCATCATGTGATTGGGAATGCACTGGCATCCCAAGGTGTACCAAAACTTTTAATCCAGCTTATCCTACCATTATACACCAACGTTAGCTGtcgcattttgaataaaaaggaACAGAGTGATGATCTGCCAGTCACTGTTAGAGTCCGACAAGGCTGCGTCCTATCACCTCTCCTCTTTAACATTGTTTTGGACGTTGTGATGAGCAAAACTACACGTGAAtctaaagtttattttattttataataatttaatatgatataaacttttttagtggcctccaaatatttaatttcgtaTCTCTATTTTGTGAGCTTACGACcggtttaagaaaaaaacagcaaattaaATTATGGCTATTAAAGCATCCTGGTCGACCAGGCACAACCAAGAGTTTCTAAAGATGACATGGACTCGAGGCAGAATAAATTATagcaataatttattattatattacttgTTTATTAGATAGTAAAAACGTTacaaaatacacattttttatcacTGTGTGTCCACTTTTAGAAAAACGTCCCTATAGGCAGTATCCTTTCTTTCCACGGCAGCAAGACAAtcttcgtcgtaccaattgtctTTTCGGGTTCATCGAAATCGGATAtattcttcggcggcggtacgtagagaactagaaatgttgctccattgcacGAGCATGCCGGATTGTTGGGCATTACTCTCTGCGAGCAGGAAatagagtcgagtggcgaatcttgtaGCTATCtcttgtgattgcagctttccgATGTCGAAAATTCGAGTCGATGTTAGTTCCTTCGATTGTACGCACATCTCAAAACACTAGAAGCGAGTCTTCCaactatcacaacatgatcgattctGGTTTAGCGTTTTTCGGTCAgcagacagccaggtagcttggtgtatcttcttatgctggaaactggtgctgcagactatcaTGTTTCgcgccccggcgaagtcgatcaaccTCTGTTCGTTATGTCCGgaagtttcgttgtgcaggctgtgggaccaaaaactccctccttgcccaccctggcgttgatttttatgtcgtggcggggtcAGCGcttataggaacgttccaggctcatagaaggaatctttggtcgtatcgtccttctcttacgtcggggcgtgggcgcaaatgagcgatatgttaaaaaacgcGCTTTGAAGTGGACTATTGcacgagacgctcgtccaccggagtgaacgacagtacttggtaACGAAggctctctcccacaacaaatccaacacctaatttgcgctcctttacatggcagctttagtagacgtcgcaaggtcctatggttttcttgccttgccccgtccatcgcatctcttgaacgGCAGTGATGCTTTACTcacacgaggacatcaaccagccgggcagaggcaacTTTCCCATTAATGGACCGGAAATTTAAATCAAAGTTCGTATGCAGGCGTCCTCATCAGAATAAAAAGTTcttatccgaggctttgttgtcgTTTTCATTGGGGATGGATTTTTAGGTGGCGGAATGATTCGTCTTCTCATATTAGCTCGCTCTCGCTCGGTAGCTacacagaggatacttgggcgagCGAAGCTCGGAAGTTGTGAGTTGCTTGAACCGTATGCAGAAAAATCGTCCtgaccactcccaagtgaatcgCAACCAGGGACTCTCCCATCATCATCTTTCTGTAGAAGTTAAGCTCATTTTAATGTTTCATAAAAATGAATAACcctttaaaacacaaaaaaaaaataattaaggggAAGGGTGGCCTGcgatttttatcattttcatgaCAACATATAAACTACGTTGtagtaaaaagtaattaaagACATTATTAGCATATCGttaaatttatctctcgtcacTTAGGAAGACATACCTACAATTTGCATGTATTTACTTACATCGCAAGAAATCAGAAAATCTCACCGCGCTTAACCAGCACTACATTCTAAAGAATTTTTAGTTATCCACTGCTTTCAGGCCAATTGAGTACAGATTTTCGCAGCCGAACAATGGACAAAACCAAGCCAGCACCCGCACCCGCACTTATTCCTAGTCATATGTGCCTCAACACCGCGCGCATCTTCAGTTTTGCCACCACAATTCTACTCACCTTAATGATAACCATCCTGTGCATTGCGATTCTAATGCGTTACGAGGTTGATAGCGAGGTCTCCAGTATAGAGGACATACCTTTTTGGAAGGACGAACTGCCCGCTGAACAGAAACTGTGGTTCGATGAAGCCATTGAAGAATTGAAAGTGGCATTGAATAAGAATTGGCGCAAGCAAGTGGCACGTAACGTCATTATCTTCATGACCACCGGCATTGACACGGAAACTATGGCGGCCGCGCGTGCTTTGCTAACGAATCGCACAAAACTACAGGCAGCGTTGAGTTGGGAGCGATTTCCACATCTTGGCAGGCTGAAGGTGATTTTGTGTGGAGTAGCGCAGCAACTCAATTCTGTTAACAAACTCAAAAtcacaaatatttactttcagaATAGTTGCAGTAATACGGACCTCTGTGATCCGTTCACCGTGGCTAGTGCCGTCTTTAACGGTGTGCGACCCAACTTTCGCGTCGGTGGACTCGATGCCAGTGTGCCCTTTCGCGATTGCCAAGCCTCTGCGAATGTAAGTCATCATGTGAAAAGTGTGCTCCAGCAGGCGCAAGAAAACAGTTTGCGTACCGGGTTTGTGACCACACGACGTGTCACAGGCGCAGGTATGGCCGCACTCTATGCACATACGCCCAACACCGCTTGGGAATGTGATGCAGCATTGCCGGTAGCCGCTGCAGCGGCCGGTTGCATGGACACAGCACAGCAACTGCTCAAGAGTGAGGCAGGCCAAAATGCGAATGTGATTATGGGCGGTGGCCGACAAACGCTCGTATCGCGTGTGCCCAACACTGCGTGGGATCCGGTTGATGAGACGGTTTGCGACTCGCAGGATAAGCGAAACATTATAAGCGATTGGCAAAAGCTGAATTTGAAATTGAAGCGTACATTTGCGGTACTACAAAATAATGTAGAACTGCAGGAGTTCAATGACACCAATGTGGATCACGTCATGGGCATTTTCGCGAATAACTATTTACGCTTGACGGATGATGGGCAAGCGCGTATGCGTCGCATGCCAGAACTGTCAGACATGATGGCGAAAGCTTTGAAAGTTTTAAGGCGCAATCAGAGAGGATATCTGCTTGTCGTTGAGAGTGGCACCGAATCGACGGCAAGCATAGCCGAGCAAACGCGCACGCTTTTTCAATTGAACGATGTGGTGCAGCAGGCCGTGGCGGAGAATAGGTACGAGTACGaggtagattttttttataaacatttaataactttttcttaGCGAAGACGAAACTTTGATTTTGGTGGTGTTCTCCAATGGCTATTACGTGCGCAATGCTGTCGATAGCAGCGGTGAAGTGGACGGCACAGCTAATGCGTTGAATTTTGCGAATGAGAGTGAAGCGGCCTTAGAGAAGCGCCTATGGAATATGCCTACGGAAACGGTGGTGTATGCGAGAGGTATGACAAAGGCGAAGAATGCAGCGTCTAGCAATATAGGATATTCTAATATTTAATGCTTTATACGAGGATCACAGTCCCAAATTCTTGTTTAGAAATTCCTTGGACTTTCAGGGCTCATGGCAGCAACAAATGTAAAAAGGATGTCGactgcgaaattttttttgaccgtGCGTTAAAACTATTTCGATCTAACTGCATCCACTTATTCAAAGTGTGCAAATACTTAGATTTCATTACTATCCAGACTGATTAATTCTGCATTCAATGCGCCATTACCCGACGTTGGCAGAGCAAAAATTACAGCTGGGTTGCTAGTGAATAACAAAGCCAAAGGTACACGAAGGATTATCAGCTGAGTGTTTCACTCGTGGAAGCGagagattgaaatgaaatttaaatttgaaaagtcgagtcaagaagcaccgagaCATTTGGTAACTCTTAAAACACTCGAGCAAAAAAATCCActatatttaaagctctggaaagtgaaaggttagatagtcaaggaggaaagaagAGAAGTAGCAAAAGGAAAAGATTGCAGAGAATAGAGAAAGAGATAGCCATAGTtaatcctgtgagaattttccagattctttggcaaatctgaaaatatcctctagTTTaaaagaacgaattttactcttTCACGTGGCATCGGAACCAAAAATTcgcagccttgctctagcaaacgCAGGACAGTCAGAGATAAAAGACGGGAGGTTAGTAAAGGGCGAGAGGTTACCATACGCGCATGAAAAATACCGAGCGGTGACTATTTACGGTTCAGCTAGCATCTTCGTAACAAAATAATGAAAGCTAAGTATCAgtcccgcggccgccgtagccgaatgtgttagtgcgtgactacccttcgtaattcagagagaacgtagtttCGAACCTCGGTcaaagaccaaactgaagaaaacgtgttttctaaTAGTCGAGGGGCGGCGACCAAAgtcaaacctctgagtgtatttctgccatgaaaaatctcctcgtaaaaagtatctgccgttcgtagttagcttaaaactgtacgtccctccatatgtggaacaacatcaagacgcacggcacaaataggaagaggagttcggccaagcacctaataGTAGTGCACGCagcatttattaattttcttatttttattagctCCACCACGACAAGAACACTGAAGTGACGGTTCTGATATGATTCCACCTCTTCCTTTGTTCTTAATAGCAGCAAAGAGGACTCGATGTAATGCCAAGTTTCGACTCATGGGAGACTAACGAACGATATCTGAAAAGGATACCTACAGTATTCGAGAGCTTTGATTTTGTTTGCCTTACAAGTCGCTACGAGCGCTTCCGAGCCACGCATGACCAGAACGGTATTTCGGTTTTGCAAGTTGGATGTACTTGTCCGACGATCGTTAAGTTGATTTGAAACCAATATATCAAGGAGCACATCGCAGTTAGTGAGGAAGTACTCAATCCATCTCATGTGTCTTCAGTCTAGTTAGCTTATCAGCCCGCCAGCAATGAACAAGTATATTTGCGCACTTATATTCAAAGTCTTTGAATACGGTCGAAAGCGCAGTCAGGCATTTTGCGACAATTTCGAGCCAGCCCAGCGCAATTCCCATCACTTGGCTATTGCAGTAAATATTCAGGTATTTCTCTGACAGCATACATCTTCTGATTTAATTCTGACCACCTCCACTTGGAATGCACATCAGTAGTTCAATAGTCTGAGCCTTAGCTTGGTGGAGAGCTCTAAGaaaatactcctcctccaaccttTCCTTGCAACTTCGCGCCATTCTTGAACAGGTGCACCAAACCTCTCCACAAAAATTGCACTTCGGCTACTATTACATACTTTCAGAAGACGTCAATTGCGAAGGTCGCGCTTGGACCCAGCGAGAATGTACATTGACAAATCAACACGGatatgaactcgaagtttcaaTGGATACTGAAGTGCCATACCCGACAGGATATAAGTTGCAAATAAGTTTTACTTCGGGCATACAAAGTCCATGAAGTCGAGATTACTTTCTAGAAACCAGaaattatgaatctacaaaacTGTCATAAGACCTACACTCACCTACGGGTGCGAAGTCTGGGTTCTAAAATCCATTGAAACCAATCAGTTAAATcgttttgaaagaaagattctaagaaaaatatatggaccTGTACAACTTGCAGACGGTACTTACCACATTCGGTACAACGACGAGTTAGACGCATTTATCAGGGGTGCAGATGTAATCAGGTACATCAAAGTGCAAAGGATTCGATAGTACGGTCACATTTTACGAATGAGCG harbors:
- the LOC128860415 gene encoding alkaline phosphatase 4, encoding MDKTKPAPAPALIPSHMCLNTARIFSFATTILLTLMITILCIAILMRYEVDSEVSSIEDIPFWKDELPAEQKLWFDEAIEELKVALNKNWRKQVARNVIIFMTTGIDTETMAAARALLTNRTKLQAALSWERFPHLGRLKNSCSNTDLCDPFTVASAVFNGVRPNFRVGGLDASVPFRDCQASANVSHHVKSVLQQAQENSLRTGFVTTRRVTGAGMAALYAHTPNTAWECDAALPVAAAAAGCMDTAQQLLKSEAGQNANVIMGGGRQTLVSRVPNTAWDPVDETVCDSQDKRNIISDWQKLNLKLKRTFAVLQNNVELQEFNDTNVDHVMGIFANNYLRLTDDGQARMRRMPELSDMMAKALKVLRRNQRGYLLVVESGTESTASIAEQTRTLFQLNDVVQQAVAENSEDETLILVVFSNGYYVRNAVDSSGEVDGTANALNFANESEAALEKRLWNMPTETVVYARGPRSHLLHGVHEETYMSYVLSYAL